In Haematobia irritans isolate KBUSLIRL chromosome 1, ASM5000362v1, whole genome shotgun sequence, a genomic segment contains:
- the LOC142232883 gene encoding uncharacterized protein LOC142232883, with product MSEFIFDSDNLVTFCANFGDIRAEDLSDSRLEIALQELDERWAALQKSYKQLCLSTDPKTEQGILESSREKYSKCTHDFLSCKSKILDAQKALITPSTTLIENQVSSSIPCLKVPPCDTEIFYGSYEEWPSFRDMFSAVYGEHPKLSAVQKLYHLRLKTRGQAALIVKKYRLCGENFSLAWEALRSRYENRRILVDNQLKVLLNLKPISSESSEALQDIQATINDCLAALKAQQISTSDWDPILVYVCSTKLPHETLSLWEQSLKSHRDLPSWKQMDTFLSNRYEVVERLNSIQGVKSTSRKRPESDVHAFNTESQSNFPCKMCQMSHPLKNCQQFLNMNAQARSNFVRDNKICLNCLSYTHVRNECKSKFLCTTCNKNHHTLLHFSNTNSKSSPPKPPSNSTATVNINQTIEQPSTSDQTITRTSAHYVSNNNHLSENTLLPTAIVSITHNGDTFSARAFLDQGSEKTFISRRLQQRLSLPTEPKSFEIRGMGGNVVAHSNSLCHLTLYSPNHDHTLVVQAIVVPKITRLLPNFVVSKSDYDLSEISHLNLADPNFYSPGPVDLLIGSNIIPKLLLDGVKKLSNSLLAQATIFGWIISGPLETRKSSTFSIGATETSEDPLLKQLRLFWEQEEIATQKTISDDDEYCESFFTQTTTRNSSGRYIVKLPFKSEYPRNLPLGPSRPIALIQFIRLEQSLKRNPELANSYQNILKEYISLGHMEEVSSKEMIENGVFNSYYLPHHAVLKPDSRSTKVRVVFNASRRTYSGNSLNDTLNVGPSLQLDLSTLILNWRLYKYVFSGDIEKMYRQILVHPTDTNFQRILFRPDPTSPIKDYALKTVTFGVNSAPFLAIRTLLQLAYDSAETHPAASRILQKEIYVDDILSGGHDINSAIDSLYQLRALLNSAGFPLKKITSNTPEVLNSVPKDCLLDSNFLKFNETSSAKTLGIQWNALTDQFSYQIDVISPSEQITKRQILSAASKLFDPAGWISPIIVQAKLILQQLWLEGTDWDENVKPSSLLKWNQFVQDLSQLPHIKIPRYIYFSPQVQTQIHGFCDASQKAYCATIYLRFNNQNSVQCNLLVSKTKVAPIDPISLPRLELCGALLLSKLAKQIISSLPIHSNDLFLWCDSTIVLGWLEKPPSTWKTYVANRTAEIIRNVGNCSWRHVRSSDNPADLGSRGCSSLDLVNNPLWWHGPMWLLNPPEEWPKSTISFENPPEMKKPSPGLLAEGVFPNNSFPIMVPTSLVPKKKLRNDFLQFIQSSSKDITEKYASHGFNWSFIPPNAPHMGGIWEAGVKSFKTHFRKVSQNYKYTFEEFSTLLVRIEAVLNSRPLSPMTDDPHEILALTPGHFLRGAPLIAFPESPLEEITFVDRWDKLKCLQHQFARRWKDEYLKELHRRHKWQNENEDVTVGQLVVVKDELLPPCEWRAPRNSNIHQCLICRKYHPIKYCRKFLAMSIKDRRRAVRQHGYCMNCLARSHDASGCTSPDLCQVCGHAHNTLLHLPIAARIQPRPSNRNETQNHARPRRPKNQQNSEQRQTSTNSHQQRLQKRRNQTHPRKYPTNPQRCIRIAIRALECLENTL from the exons ATGAGTGAATTCATATTCGATTCCGACAATTTGGTCACATTCTGTGCAAATTTCGGCGATATCAGGGCAGAAGATCTATCTGACTCACGCCTTGAGATAGCTCTTCAAGAACTTGATGAAAGATGGGCTGCACTTCAAAAATCGTACAAACAACTCTGTTTAAGTACGGATCCGAAAACTGAACAGGGAATATTAGAATCTTCCAgggaaaaatattccaaatgtacacacgattttctgtCATGTAAATCTaagattttagacgcccaaaaGGCCCTTATAACTCCTTCCACcactttgattgaaaaccaagtaTCAAGCTCAATTCCTTGTCTGAAAGTGCCACCTTGTGACacagaaattttttatggaagttaTGAAGAATGGCCCTCATTCAGGGATATGTTCTCCGCGGTTTATGGAGAACATCCCAAGCTCTCTGCAGTACAGAAATTGTACCACCTCAGGCTAAAAACTAGAGGACAAGCTGCGctcattgttaaaaaatataggcTATGCGGAGAAAACTTTTCGCTGGCCTGGGAAGCGTTAAGATCTCGATACGAGAATAGACGCATTTTGGTCGATAACCAATTAAAGGTTCTCCTCAATTTAAAACCTATTTCGTCCGAGAGCAGCGAAGCTCTTCAGGACATTCAAGCCACGATAAATGATTGTCTTGCTGCTTTAAAAGCCCAGCAAATTTCTACATCGGATTGGGATCCAATCCTCGTATATGTGTGCTCTACAAAACTTCCCCATGAAACCCTTTCATTGTGGGAACAATCTTTAAAATCTCACAGAGATCTTCCAAGCTGGAAGCAAATGGACACGTTTCTGTCTAACCGATACGAAGTAGTAGAAAGGCTCAACAGCATTCAGGGTGTCAAATCGACATCTCGTAAAAGACCTGAGTCAGATGTCCATGCCTTTAACACTGAAAGCCAATCAAACTTCCCTTGCAAAATGTGTCAGATGAGtcaccccctcaaaaattgccaGCAATTTCTCAATATGAATGCTCAAGCTCGTagcaattttgtacgtgataatAAAATCTGTTTGAATTGCCTCTCTTATACTCATGTGCGTAACGAGTGTAAAAGCAAATTTCTTTGCACAACATGCAACAAAAATCACCACACACTTTTGCATTTTTCTAATACCAACAGTAAATCATCTCCACCTAAACCTCCATCCAATTCCACAGCCACAGTAAATATAAATCAGACAATTGAACAACCATCAACTTCAGACCAAACTATCACTCGCACTTCAGCTCATTATGTCTCGAACAATAACCATCTCTCAGAAAATACTCTTTTGCCAACAGCAATCGTGTCCATTACCCACAATGGAGACACATTCAGCGCTCGCGCATTCCTTGACCAAGGTTCTgaaaaaacctttatttctagacGTTTACAGCAACGTTTATCGCTTCCAACAGAACCGAAGAGTTTTGAAATTCGAGGTATGGGCGGTAATGTCGTAGCGCATTCCAATTCTCTGTGTCACCTCACATTATATTCTCCAAACCATGACCATACTCTCGTCGTTCAAGCGATTGTTGTGCCTAAAATAACGAGATTATTGCCGAATTTTGTGGTATCAAAATCTGATTATGATTTGAGTGAAATTTCTCATTTGAATCTGGCAGATCCAAATTTTTACTCTCCCGGTCCTGTAGATTTGTTGATCGGTAGCAACATCATCCCAAAATTACTTTTAGAtggtgtaaaaaaattgtcaaattcccTTTTGGCACAagccaccatattcggctggatTATAAGTGGACCCCTTGAAACTCGAAAATCTTCGACATTTTCCATTGGAGCCACTGAAACTTCCGAAGACCCATTGTTGAAACAACTTAGATTGTTTTGGGAACAGGAAGAAATCGCTACCCAAAAAACTATATCCGACGACGATGAGTATTGTGAATCCTTTTTCACACAAACAACGACTCGTAATTCTAGTGGACGCTATATTGTCAAACTCCCTTTTAAATCGGAATACCCACGAAATCTTCCATTGGGTCCTTCTCGTCCTATTGCATTAATACAATTCATACGATTGGAACAGTCTCTCAAACGAAATCCTGAATTGGCGAATTCGTACCAAAACATATTAAAAGAGTACATATCCCTTGGCCATATGGAAGAAGTATCTTCAAAAGAGATGATAGAAAATGGCGTTTTTAATTCATACTACCTCCCCCACCATGCTGTGCTGAAGCCCGACAGCCGCAGCACAAAAGTAAGGGTGGTTTTTAATGCCTCCAGGCGAACATATTCAGGAAATTCACTCAATGATACATTGAATGTTGGTCCATCCCTTCAATTAGATCTCTCGACTTTAATTTTGAATTGGCGTTTGTACAAATACGTATTTTCCGGCGACATCGAAAAGATGTACCGCCAAATACTGGTACACCCCACTGACACCAATTTCCAAAGGATTCTTTTCCGACCAGATCCTACAAGTCCTATCAAGGACTATGCTCTTAAAACCGTAACATTCGGTGTTAATTCAGCCCCATTTTTAGCAATAAGAACTTTATTGCAGTTGGCTTACGATTCAGCGGAAACCCATCCCGCAGCATCTCGAATTCTTCAAAAGGAAATTTATGTTGACGATATCCTCTCTGGAGGACATGACATAAATTCTGCTATTGACTCCCTCTATCAATTAAGAGCCCTACTCAATTCAGCGGGCTTTCCTTTAAAAAAGATTACCTCAAATACCCCTGAGGTATTAAATTCTGTCCCAAAGGATTGTCTATTAgattcaaattttctcaaattcaaTGAGACCAGCTCTGCGAAAACACTGGGCATTCAATGGAACGCTCTCACTGATCAGTTTTCTTACCAAATTGATGTAATTTCTCCCTCTGAGCAAATAACCAAAAGACAAATATTGTCCGCTGCATCAAAACTTTTTGACCCTGCTGGATGGATTTCCCCAATCATTGTCCAAGCAAAATTGATTTTACAGCAGCTATGGTTAGAGGGAACAGACTGGGATGAAAATGTAAAGCCCTCGTCATTGTTAAAATGGAACCAATTCGTTCAAGATTTATCCCAGTTACCACATATCAAAATTCCTCGATATATTTACTTTTCCCCTCAAGTGCAAACTCAAATACATGGCTTCTGTGACGCCTCACAGAAGGCATATTGTGCTACCATTTATTTACGTTTTAATAATCAAAATTCAGTCCAGTGTAATCTTCTTGTGTCAAAAACTAAAGTTGCCCCGATAGATCCAATAAGTCTTCCAAGATTGGAACTTTGCGGAGCCCTTCTCCTCTCCAAATTGGCAAAACAAATCATCTCATCACTCCCAATTCATAGTAATGATTTATTTCTTTGGTGCGATTCTACCATTGTATTGGGGTGGTTGGAAAAACCACCAAGTACATGGAAAACTTATGTGGCGAACAGGACCGCAGAAATTATTCGTAATGTTGGCAATTGCTCCTGGCGACATGTCCGTTCCTCTGACAATCCAGCTGATTTGGGGTCACGAGGGTGCAGCTCACTAGATCTAGTAAATAACCCCTTATGGTGGCATGGTCCCATGTGGCTACTAAACCCCCCCGAGGAGTGGCCAAAGTCCACAATATCGTTTGAAAAtccccccgaaatgaaaaaa CCTTCACCAGGTTTGTTGGCCGAAGGGGTCTTCCCAAACAACTCTTTTCCGATAATGGTACCAACTTCATTGGtgccgaaaaaaaaactacgaaatGACTTCTTACAATTTATACAATCGTCTTCTAAGGACATTACTGAAAAATATGCATCCCACGGTTTTAATTGGTCCTTTATTCCTCCAAATGCCCCCCATATGGGAGGAATCTGGGAGGCAGGAGTCAAGTCATTTAAAACCCATTTTCGCAAAGTGTCACAAAATTACAAATACACGTTCGAAGAGTTCTCTACACTACTTGTGCGTATAGAAGCTGTCTTGAACTCTCGGCCACTATCTCCCATGACCGATGACCCCCATGAAATATTGGCCTTAACCCCTGGCCACTTCCTCAGAGGTGCCCCATTAATAGCTTTTCCGGAATCTCCTTTGGAAGAGATCACATTTGTCGACAGATGGGACAAGCTCAAATGTCTACAACATCAATTCGCTCGTCGATGGAAAGACGAGTATTTGAAGGAGCTCCATCGGCGACATAAGTGGCAAAATGAGAACGAAGATGTGACTGTTGGACAGCTAGTCGTTGTTAAGGATGAATTGCTTCCTCCTTGTGAGTGGCG GGCTCCTAGAAATTCTAATATTCACCAGTGTCTCATTTGCCGTAAGTATCATCCCATAAAatattgcagaaaatttttggcaatgagCATTAAGGACAGACGGCGAGCAGTACGACAACATGGATATTGTATGAATTGTCTGGCCAGATCCCACGACGCATCAGGTTGCACATCTCCCGATTTATGTCAGGTCTGCGGTCATGCACATAATACGCTTCTCCATCTTCCCATTGCTGCAAGAATTCAGCCAAGACCATCGAACCGAAATGAAACGCAAAATCATGCTCGTCCTCGTAGGCCCAAAAATCAACAGAATTCTGAACAACGACAAACATCAACCAATTCTCATCAGCAACGGCTACAAAAACGACGAAATCAAACACATCCACGTAAATATCCTACCAACCCACAAAGATGTATTAGAATCGCAATACGAGCATTGGAATGCCTCGAAAACACTCTTTGA